The Crocosphaera subtropica ATCC 51142 genome includes a window with the following:
- a CDS encoding RnfABCDGE type electron transport complex subunit D: protein MVLQDDRDYQILFLSGFLGLGIIARDWSLKPELIVVIFISCLLTQFLLTSWVYFFKQNQKISSNLSLINPLFMASWRSALITALGLCLLLRANDATTMILAGSLAIASKFIFRVNQKHFFNPANFGIIAALTLTQDAWVSPGQWGNDLWFLLLFLGAGAMILKRVGRWETSAIFLGFYALLETIRNLWLGWSWDVLSHHLMTGSLLLFALFMLSDPRSIPNHYISRIVWAIAIAMVTFMIQYSLYLPTAIFWALFFLSPLTIILDFCWYSPQFTWKINFRSLPEI from the coding sequence ATGGTTTTACAAGATGATCGAGATTATCAAATTTTATTTCTCAGTGGTTTTCTAGGATTAGGAATTATTGCCCGTGACTGGTCTTTAAAACCTGAATTAATTGTTGTCATTTTCATCAGTTGTTTGTTGACACAATTCTTATTGACCTCTTGGGTTTATTTTTTCAAACAGAATCAGAAAATTAGTTCAAATTTATCTCTTATTAATCCTTTATTTATGGCCTCTTGGCGCAGTGCTTTAATTACGGCTTTGGGTTTGTGTTTATTACTACGGGCTAATGATGCTACAACTATGATCTTAGCTGGAAGTTTAGCCATTGCTAGTAAGTTCATCTTTCGGGTTAACCAGAAACATTTTTTTAATCCTGCTAATTTTGGCATTATTGCAGCGTTAACCTTAACCCAAGATGCCTGGGTATCCCCAGGTCAATGGGGTAATGATCTTTGGTTTTTACTGCTATTTCTGGGGGCTGGTGCGATGATTTTAAAACGGGTAGGTCGTTGGGAAACTTCGGCAATTTTTTTAGGGTTTTATGCCCTACTAGAAACTATCCGTAATCTTTGGTTAGGATGGAGTTGGGATGTTTTAAGCCATCATTTAATGACGGGAAGTTTGTTGTTATTTGCTTTATTTATGTTGAGTGATCCCCGTTCTATTCCTAATCATTATATCAGTCGGATAGTCTGGGCGATCGCTATTGCTATGGTGACTTTTATGATTCAATATTCTCTTTATCTACCAACAGCCATTTTTTGGGCATTATTTTTCTTATCTCCTCTAACGATTATCCTTGACTTTTGTTGGTATTCACCTCAATTTACTTGGAAAATTAATTTTAGAAGTCTACCAGAAATATAA
- a CDS encoding efflux RND transporter periplasmic adaptor subunit, whose translation MEIPVPNKLNRPLPWILAVMTGGLLVVGGLTYKMAQTPVSESKLEKMTVIAQRESLAVDIEASGVVEPIESVNISPKNPGRLVQLRVEQGMKVKEGQILALMEHSEDKAQGKFAEAKYNQALADLEAAKVRIPSEVQQAQTRYVQAQTQLEQAKANLQRATERIPKEIDQIKAQIVSAQSGLELAASRVKRNEELLREGAITQDRFDELLNNYNNAQASLMELQKRLEQTTQTQNPEIDQLKQEVLHAQATVAEAQIQLEERKRTAKIDITSLELAAEAAKAELEQMVIQFQDTAIRAPFDGIVTQKYANPGAFVTPTTSASSTASATSSSILALARGLKVVAKVPEVDIAMIQQSQPVTITADAYPNEVFKGQVVLIAPEAVVEDNVTSFEVTIALMEGQDKLLSRMNVDVNFLGQEINDALVVPTVAIVTKNGETGVMVADENEKPKFKPVTIGQVLDEKTQILSGLTPGERVFIDLPEEEQNKSLF comes from the coding sequence ATGGAAATTCCTGTGCCTAATAAATTAAATCGTCCTCTTCCTTGGATTTTAGCCGTTATGACAGGTGGACTACTGGTGGTCGGGGGATTAACCTATAAAATGGCTCAAACTCCGGTTTCCGAGAGTAAACTAGAGAAAATGACCGTCATTGCCCAACGGGAAAGCCTCGCTGTTGACATAGAAGCCAGTGGAGTCGTAGAACCCATTGAAAGTGTGAATATTAGCCCCAAAAACCCGGGCCGTTTAGTGCAGTTACGAGTTGAACAGGGGATGAAAGTCAAAGAAGGGCAAATTTTAGCCCTCATGGAACACAGTGAGGATAAAGCCCAAGGTAAATTTGCCGAAGCTAAATATAATCAAGCCTTAGCCGACTTAGAGGCAGCGAAAGTTCGTATTCCCAGTGAAGTTCAACAGGCTCAAACCCGTTACGTTCAAGCACAAACTCAGCTAGAACAAGCAAAAGCCAATCTGCAACGGGCAACAGAGAGAATTCCTAAAGAAATTGACCAAATTAAAGCTCAAATCGTATCCGCACAGTCAGGTTTGGAGTTAGCTGCCTCCCGTGTGAAACGCAATGAAGAATTACTTAGAGAAGGGGCCATCACTCAAGATCGATTTGATGAACTGCTCAACAACTATAATAACGCTCAAGCCAGCCTGATGGAACTTCAGAAGCGGTTAGAACAGACAACCCAGACCCAAAACCCAGAAATTGACCAATTAAAACAAGAAGTGCTACACGCTCAAGCAACGGTCGCTGAAGCACAAATTCAACTCGAAGAACGCAAAAGAACCGCAAAAATAGACATCACTAGCTTAGAATTGGCTGCTGAGGCTGCTAAAGCTGAACTTGAACAAATGGTGATTCAATTTCAAGACACAGCCATTCGCGCTCCTTTTGACGGCATTGTAACGCAAAAATACGCCAACCCAGGGGCATTTGTCACCCCTACCACTTCCGCATCCAGCACAGCCTCAGCCACCTCCAGTTCAATTTTAGCCCTGGCACGCGGGTTAAAAGTGGTGGCTAAAGTCCCAGAAGTGGATATTGCTATGATTCAACAGTCACAACCAGTAACCATTACCGCCGATGCTTATCCCAATGAAGTATTTAAAGGACAAGTGGTTTTAATCGCTCCAGAAGCAGTTGTAGAAGATAATGTGACCTCATTTGAGGTGACGATTGCCTTAATGGAAGGACAAGATAAATTATTATCACGCATGAATGTGGATGTGAACTTTTTAGGACAGGAAATTAACGATGCTTTGGTGGTTCCTACCGTCGCTATTGTCACTAAAAATGGAGAAACTGGGGTCATGGTGGCGGATGAAAACGAGAAGCCAAAATTTAAACCCGTTACCATTGGTCAAGTATTAGATGAAAAAACCCAGATTCTGTCTGGATTAACCCCCGGAGAAAGGGTATTTATTGATTTACCCGAAGAAGAACAAAATAAATCATTATTTTAA
- a CDS encoding serine hydrolase produces the protein MSRSTSRMSSPQPKRIARRRANDNDKQVRIVSGKRKNSQTELSRENTATQWRKPRSNSSKRSPNLLTRLFLYILRIGIMGVGIGAIAGTTLTIINPQDILAAYLKASQLVKPSPEETKEEKPAKVTPKSSATVPVSKELTALKEKIQKIDAKYPNVKPQAWFMDLDNGAYVTYNGTQPVPAASTIKIPVLVAFFQEVDKGNMHLDQMLTMTKDVMVSGSGDMQYMQVDKKFPAIEVATKMIVISDNTATEMLIKQIGGKEVLNQRFKEWGMKHTEIHNILPDLEGTNKTSSEDLSKLLARIERGDLISTRSRDRLIAIMEGTRTRTLLPQGLEKQANIAHKTGDIGTIIGDAGIIDMPTGKRYIGAVFAERAYNDPAGRSLIQDISRTVYQHFKYYQPRPVPKVIENKPESQS, from the coding sequence ATGTCCCGTTCAACTTCTCGTATGTCTTCTCCTCAACCAAAAAGAATTGCACGTCGTCGGGCTAATGATAATGACAAACAAGTTCGTATCGTTTCGGGGAAACGAAAAAATAGTCAAACAGAACTATCTAGGGAAAATACTGCTACTCAGTGGAGAAAACCCCGTTCCAATTCTTCAAAACGTTCTCCTAACCTGTTAACTCGCCTTTTTTTGTATATTTTGCGGATTGGTATTATGGGGGTTGGTATTGGGGCGATCGCAGGAACTACCCTCACCATCATTAATCCTCAAGATATCTTAGCAGCTTATCTCAAAGCCTCTCAATTAGTTAAACCGTCCCCAGAAGAAACCAAAGAAGAGAAACCAGCAAAAGTAACCCCGAAATCTTCTGCGACTGTTCCTGTTAGTAAAGAATTAACCGCACTTAAAGAAAAAATACAAAAAATTGACGCAAAATATCCCAATGTTAAGCCCCAAGCTTGGTTTATGGACCTAGATAACGGAGCTTATGTGACTTATAATGGCACACAACCTGTTCCTGCTGCTAGTACCATTAAAATACCTGTTTTAGTGGCTTTTTTCCAAGAAGTTGATAAAGGAAATATGCACCTTGATCAAATGCTAACCATGACTAAAGATGTAATGGTTAGTGGTTCAGGGGATATGCAATATATGCAGGTTGACAAGAAATTTCCAGCCATTGAAGTCGCCACAAAAATGATAGTAATTAGTGATAATACCGCTACAGAAATGCTAATTAAACAAATAGGCGGTAAAGAAGTTCTCAATCAACGCTTTAAAGAATGGGGGATGAAGCACACTGAAATTCATAATATTTTACCTGATTTAGAAGGAACCAATAAAACCAGTTCAGAAGACCTAAGTAAACTTTTAGCAAGAATAGAGAGAGGGGATTTAATTAGTACGAGATCCCGCGATCGCCTTATTGCGATCATGGAAGGAACAAGAACCCGAACCTTACTCCCTCAAGGGTTAGAGAAACAAGCTAATATTGCCCATAAAACTGGAGATATTGGGACAATTATTGGGGATGCTGGTATTATTGATATGCCCACTGGAAAACGTTATATTGGGGCGGTTTTTGCTGAAAGAGCTTATAATGATCCGGCAGGACGTTCTCTGATTCAAGACATTTCTAGAACCGTGTATCAACACTTTAAATATTATCAACCTCGTCCTGTTCCGAAAGTAATAGAAAACAAACCAGAAAGTCAATCTTAA
- a CDS encoding esterase-like activity of phytase family protein: MRKLSNLILALIIIISLSACIGTPQITAEERLFPPISLKFLDKYEIQPQNFQDTPIGGLSAITYDRQSDRFYALSDDRSEQAPARFYTLNINITTTEEQAAKIEGITVENVTFLKDQTGQTYSSQTIDPEGIVLSPRDTLFISSEGVPEQGINPFLGEFDPTTGQLQQELRLPQRYLMATDTETEPQGVENNLGFEPLTISATSTLKDDPFRVFTATEASLKQDTGSTPPVNIPVRLLHYVISPVGPPVLLAEHLYLLDEMPKGAIANGLTELLALPREGSWLSLERTFGLFGFGAKLFQVVNSGASETSTIASFKEGIEGIKPLRKKLLLDLETLDIELDNLEGMTLGPRLSDGSESLFLISDDNFNTDQKTQLLLFKLNA; this comes from the coding sequence GTGAGGAAATTATCTAACCTTATCCTAGCCTTAATTATCATCATTAGTTTATCTGCTTGTATTGGAACGCCCCAAATTACAGCAGAAGAGCGATTATTTCCGCCGATTTCCTTAAAATTTTTAGATAAATACGAAATTCAACCCCAAAATTTTCAAGATACTCCCATAGGAGGTTTATCTGCTATTACTTATGATCGCCAAAGCGATCGCTTCTATGCTTTGTCTGATGATCGGTCCGAACAAGCGCCGGCAAGATTCTATACTCTTAACATAAACATCACGACCACTGAGGAGCAAGCAGCCAAAATAGAAGGAATAACAGTAGAAAATGTCACCTTTCTTAAAGACCAAACAGGACAAACTTACTCATCCCAAACCATCGATCCAGAGGGCATTGTTTTGTCCCCTAGAGACACTTTATTTATATCTAGTGAAGGAGTACCTGAACAGGGAATTAACCCCTTTCTCGGCGAATTTGACCCGACTACAGGGCAACTTCAACAAGAGCTCCGTCTCCCTCAACGTTATCTAATGGCAACGGATACCGAAACGGAACCCCAAGGAGTGGAAAATAATCTAGGGTTTGAACCCTTAACCATTAGTGCCACCAGTACCCTCAAAGATGACCCCTTTCGTGTGTTCACTGCCACAGAAGCGTCCTTAAAACAGGATACGGGTTCGACTCCTCCTGTGAATATTCCGGTGCGTCTGCTGCATTATGTGATCAGTCCCGTGGGTCCTCCTGTATTATTAGCCGAACATTTATATTTATTGGATGAAATGCCAAAAGGTGCGATCGCTAATGGCCTGACGGAATTACTTGCTTTACCCCGTGAGGGTTCCTGGTTAAGTTTAGAGCGAACCTTTGGACTGTTTGGGTTTGGGGCAAAATTATTCCAAGTGGTCAATAGTGGGGCTTCTGAAACCTCAACTATTGCTAGTTTTAAAGAGGGAATAGAAGGAATTAAACCTCTACGAAAAAAACTATTATTAGACCTAGAAACCTTAGATATTGAATTAGATAATTTAGAAGGAATGACCCTCGGTCCTAGGTTAAGCGATGGGAGTGAAAGCCTATTTTTAATCAGTGATGATAACTTTAATACTGATCAAAAAACTCAACTTTTATTATTCAAACTAAATGCTTAA
- a CDS encoding ABC transporter permease, translated as MNFLDSVKMATSMLAANKLRTSLTMLGMIIGNASVVATIGIGQGAEKLATEQLNELGPKVLFVVPGSRKARRATLDIPKTLVWEDAEAIAEQVPSITAVAPERNQRQLINYKSENTNALLIGTTPNYPKIRQFPVEKGRFINRIDLQRNKRVAVIGQEIVERFFTVTDPIGESIRIKNIPFEIIGVMAPKGSLIGTNLDETVLIPLTTMANQIVGKTSPYGLEVSWINVEAEDVDSVSAAQFQIENLLRLRHKITNEDDFGVETSKQMLEIVGSIATGLTVMLTFLAGISLIVGGIGVMNIMLVSVSERTSEIGLRKALGASQTDILGQFLIEAVIISVSGGIVGILTGVSLVTIVGIVSPLSPSISSVSIILSLAVSSGIGLGFGVIPAQKAAKLDPIVALRSSV; from the coding sequence ATGAATTTTTTAGACAGTGTTAAAATGGCAACTTCAATGTTAGCTGCCAATAAATTACGGACTAGCTTAACCATGCTAGGCATGATTATTGGTAACGCTTCAGTTGTTGCTACCATTGGTATTGGTCAAGGGGCTGAAAAATTGGCTACCGAACAGTTAAATGAATTGGGTCCTAAAGTGCTTTTTGTCGTGCCTGGCAGTCGTAAAGCCCGCCGTGCTACCCTAGATATACCGAAAACTTTAGTCTGGGAAGATGCAGAAGCGATCGCCGAACAAGTTCCCAGCATCACCGCCGTTGCCCCTGAAAGAAATCAACGACAATTAATTAATTATAAAAGTGAAAATACCAATGCTTTGTTAATTGGAACCACCCCAAACTATCCAAAAATTAGACAATTCCCTGTAGAAAAAGGGCGATTTATTAACCGAATTGATTTGCAAAGAAATAAGAGAGTGGCTGTTATTGGACAGGAAATTGTTGAGCGGTTTTTTACAGTAACTGATCCCATTGGGGAATCTATTAGAATTAAAAATATTCCTTTTGAAATTATCGGAGTGATGGCTCCGAAAGGGTCTTTAATTGGTACTAATTTAGATGAAACAGTGTTAATTCCTCTGACTACTATGGCCAATCAAATTGTGGGGAAAACCTCTCCTTATGGCTTGGAAGTGAGTTGGATTAATGTAGAAGCAGAGGATGTGGATAGTGTGTCTGCTGCTCAATTTCAAATTGAAAATTTATTGCGGTTAAGACATAAAATTACCAATGAAGATGACTTTGGGGTAGAAACGTCAAAACAAATGTTAGAAATTGTAGGAAGTATTGCCACTGGCTTAACGGTTATGTTGACATTTCTAGCAGGAATTTCTTTGATTGTGGGTGGTATTGGGGTGATGAATATTATGTTGGTTTCTGTGAGTGAAAGAACCTCAGAAATTGGACTCAGAAAAGCATTAGGGGCTAGTCAAACTGATATCTTAGGCCAGTTTTTAATTGAAGCAGTGATTATTTCCGTTTCTGGAGGAATAGTTGGTATTTTAACCGGGGTAAGTTTAGTGACAATTGTGGGCATTGTCTCTCCTTTGTCCCCTAGTATTTCTTCTGTTTCTATCATTCTTTCTTTAGCGGTTTCTAGTGGTATTGGTCTAGGTTTTGGGGTTATCCCTGCTCAAAAAGCTGCTAAACTTGATCCCATTGTTGCTTTAAGAAGTTCTGTTTAA
- a CDS encoding class I SAM-dependent methyltransferase: MIETVMGTEKITWYKTINWEQAIRAFQGSKTVYPSYYTLVNYHGIKNGYLNPIAAITYDIITPLATLPSEQWLRQYLLKAITVNPKKILELGCGTGTNTINLKKTFPDAVVIGLDLSPYMLVIADKKAQKDQQEIIWKQGLAESTEIPSSSFQLIIISLLFHEVPNAVSQAILKESWRLLKPKGQLIILDGNQNRLRHMKWLTQLFREPYSATYAQGNIIEWLEKNAFQDIQVQLAGGIYQVTSAYKFQ; this comes from the coding sequence ATGATAGAAACTGTCATGGGAACAGAAAAAATAACATGGTATAAAACCATTAACTGGGAGCAAGCAATTAGAGCTTTTCAAGGGAGTAAGACAGTCTATCCTTCTTATTATACATTAGTTAACTATCATGGCATCAAAAACGGTTATCTCAATCCTATTGCTGCCATTACCTATGATATTATAACTCCCTTAGCAACTTTACCCAGTGAACAATGGCTACGGCAATATTTATTAAAGGCAATCACCGTAAACCCTAAAAAAATTCTGGAGTTAGGTTGTGGGACAGGAACAAATACCATAAACTTAAAAAAGACATTTCCTGATGCAGTGGTGATCGGCTTAGATTTATCTCCTTATATGTTAGTAATAGCAGACAAAAAAGCCCAGAAAGATCAACAAGAAATTATTTGGAAACAAGGACTCGCTGAATCAACAGAAATCCCCTCTTCTTCCTTTCAATTAATCATCATTTCTTTACTCTTTCACGAAGTTCCTAACGCCGTTTCTCAAGCCATTCTAAAAGAAAGTTGGCGGTTACTCAAGCCCAAAGGACAGTTAATTATTTTAGATGGTAATCAAAATAGATTAAGACATATGAAATGGTTGACTCAATTGTTCAGAGAACCTTACTCAGCCACTTATGCTCAAGGTAATATTATTGAATGGTTAGAAAAAAATGCCTTTCAAGACATTCAAGTTCAACTGGCTGGAGGAATTTATCAAGTGACCTCTGCTTATAAATTTCAATAA
- a CDS encoding metallophosphoesterase family protein, whose amino-acid sequence MLTSPSSSQPATSERRIVIGDVHGHYDTLNLLLEAIAPNQDDQVYFLGDLIDRGPQSSQVVELVMKHRYHCLLGNHEYMLLETVGKGGINSHQLQGWLYGGGYSTLVSYDHHIPQEHINWMKTLPTYLDLGDVWLVHGGIDPNIPLQEQTAQQFCWVRDDFHGMKKPYFEDKLIIIGHTITFTFPGILPGKLVAGAGWLDIDTGAYHPQSGWLSALDLSTETVYQVHRQHKTKRILPLAEVVVKIDPSVVKAKRAKQRVS is encoded by the coding sequence ATGTTAACATCCCCCTCCTCTTCTCAACCCGCTACCTCTGAGCGTCGTATTGTTATTGGTGACGTTCATGGTCATTATGATACCCTAAATCTTCTTTTAGAAGCAATCGCACCTAATCAAGACGATCAAGTTTATTTTTTAGGAGACTTAATCGATCGTGGTCCCCAGAGTTCTCAAGTGGTAGAACTTGTTATGAAACATAGGTACCATTGTTTACTGGGAAACCATGAATATATGCTTCTTGAAACCGTTGGTAAAGGAGGGATTAATAGTCATCAACTGCAAGGATGGTTATATGGGGGAGGTTATTCTACTCTAGTCAGCTACGATCATCATATTCCCCAAGAACATATCAACTGGATGAAGACGTTGCCAACCTATTTAGACTTAGGGGATGTTTGGCTAGTTCATGGTGGCATTGATCCGAATATACCTTTACAAGAACAAACCGCACAACAGTTTTGTTGGGTACGGGATGATTTTCATGGTATGAAAAAACCCTATTTTGAGGATAAACTGATTATTATTGGTCATACCATTACCTTTACCTTTCCAGGAATTTTACCAGGAAAATTAGTGGCCGGAGCAGGATGGTTAGATATTGATACTGGTGCTTATCATCCCCAAAGTGGCTGGTTAAGTGCATTAGATTTGAGTACCGAAACCGTTTATCAAGTGCATCGTCAACACAAAACTAAGCGCATTCTTCCTTTAGCTGAAGTAGTCGTTAAAATTGATCCTTCTGTTGTTAAAGCAAAACGAGCTAAACAAAGAGTATCGTAA
- a CDS encoding PEP-CTERM sorting domain-containing protein: MMKLSHLMTLTTGLSLGLGCFSNQEAIAATLGPDFAGKTIQEISLIVDQVSITPQESSTDYTLGLRVKVSFLDEEQEGEETWFINRNATFFNIVGSLFTLNMDFCASSAPFTCYSLFDNPITITNNTLRGREFSKNDDEVEGIVKLLTNGTADIVTLDANLVNTQYSSNSDGLPSVNFQQSTSESIFFVSTPPIEPAVVPEPLTLLGSATAIGFGSFFKRKLGTRKFSSKKA, encoded by the coding sequence ATGATGAAACTTTCTCATTTAATGACCTTGACAACAGGACTAAGTTTAGGACTAGGCTGTTTCTCGAATCAAGAGGCGATCGCCGCTACATTAGGGCCTGATTTTGCAGGGAAAACTATTCAAGAAATTAGTTTAATTGTGGATCAAGTATCCATTACACCTCAAGAATCTTCAACAGATTATACTTTAGGATTGCGAGTAAAAGTTTCGTTTCTTGATGAAGAGCAAGAAGGAGAAGAAACTTGGTTTATCAATCGTAATGCTACTTTCTTTAACATCGTAGGTTCTCTGTTCACTTTAAACATGGATTTTTGTGCATCATCTGCCCCTTTTACTTGTTATTCTTTATTCGATAATCCCATAACCATTACTAATAATACTCTGAGGGGTAGAGAATTTAGTAAAAATGATGATGAGGTAGAAGGTATTGTTAAGCTTTTAACTAATGGGACGGCTGATATTGTGACATTAGATGCTAACTTAGTCAACACCCAATATAGTAGCAATAGTGACGGACTTCCGAGTGTAAATTTTCAACAAAGTACCTCAGAAAGTATATTTTTTGTTTCAACTCCACCGATTGAACCTGCTGTTGTTCCTGAACCTCTAACCCTTCTCGGTTCAGCAACTGCCATCGGTTTTGGTAGCTTTTTTAAGCGTAAATTAGGTACAAGAAAATTTTCATCAAAGAAAGCATAA
- the glyS gene encoding glycine--tRNA ligase subunit beta — MFFLLEVGTEELPADFIDEAIAQWKQIIPNSLEENFLTPDNLAVYGTPRRLAILISGLAEQQKDRDEVIKGPPAKAAFKNGKPTKAAEGFARKQEVDIKELDIRPTEKGDFVFVEKKIKGRQTKEILQELIPHWINSLEGRRFMRWGNGELRFSRPIRWLVALCDEQILPIEIVNGDSTIKSDRLSRGHRILHPDPVSISQASDYVETLRSAYVEVDPKQRQQIIEKDIETIAKDLKGKADLPEDLLTEVINLIEYPTAVAGKFDPEFLNLPTEVIITVMVKHQRYFAVKKSDNELLPNFITIANGDPNKKDIIAQGNERVIRARLADAQFFYTSDCDEPLDSYLPELENVTFQKELGTMRDKVDRIMEMAQQMAEQLEITEKEQEEIESTALLCKADLVTQMVYEFPELQGVMGQKYALVSGESEQVAQGIFEHYLPRGANDIMPKTLTGQVVGIADRLDTLISIFGLGMIPTGSGDPFALRRAANAIISVTWDAQLPINLSQLLIQGCEAFMADHVDKQSPLEALQTFFIQRIQTLLQDEFNIDYDLVNAVLGEADAQYTDRALQNLLDVKDRAEFLQAIRSNGMLDKIYETINRSTRLAAKGDLDYTVLDPSQVVETKLFEKSSEQEFYNGLMALLSKTIQAQSERNYQLLTEGLLDIVPKVSEFFDGENSVLVMDENQKVRENRLNLLGVLRNHGRVLADFGAIVKN, encoded by the coding sequence ATGTTCTTTTTATTGGAAGTCGGTACAGAAGAATTACCCGCAGATTTTATTGATGAAGCGATCGCCCAATGGAAACAAATAATTCCTAATAGTTTAGAAGAAAACTTTTTAACCCCCGATAACCTTGCTGTTTATGGAACTCCCAGACGATTAGCTATTTTAATATCTGGACTGGCAGAACAACAAAAAGATCGAGATGAAGTAATCAAAGGTCCACCAGCAAAAGCAGCCTTTAAAAACGGAAAACCCACAAAAGCAGCAGAAGGATTTGCCCGTAAACAGGAAGTCGACATTAAAGAATTAGATATTCGTCCCACAGAAAAAGGAGACTTTGTTTTTGTGGAGAAAAAAATAAAAGGAAGACAAACAAAAGAAATATTACAGGAATTAATTCCTCATTGGATTAACAGCTTAGAAGGTAGACGCTTCATGCGTTGGGGCAATGGAGAATTAAGATTTTCTCGTCCAATTCGTTGGTTGGTTGCATTATGTGATGAGCAAATATTACCCATTGAAATTGTTAACGGAGATAGCACCATTAAGAGCGATCGCCTATCACGGGGGCATCGAATTTTACACCCTGATCCCGTTAGTATCTCTCAAGCATCGGACTATGTAGAAACCTTACGATCAGCCTATGTAGAAGTTGATCCCAAACAGCGTCAGCAAATTATTGAAAAAGACATCGAAACCATTGCCAAAGACTTAAAAGGAAAAGCCGATCTTCCTGAAGATTTATTAACAGAAGTCATCAACTTAATTGAATATCCCACTGCCGTTGCAGGAAAGTTTGATCCAGAATTTTTAAACCTTCCTACCGAAGTTATTATTACAGTAATGGTCAAGCATCAGCGATATTTTGCCGTGAAGAAATCTGACAATGAACTATTACCCAATTTCATCACCATTGCTAACGGCGATCCCAACAAAAAAGACATTATTGCTCAAGGAAACGAGAGAGTGATTAGAGCAAGATTAGCCGATGCACAATTCTTTTATACCTCTGATTGTGACGAACCCTTAGATAGTTATCTACCCGAACTAGAAAACGTCACCTTTCAAAAAGAATTAGGCACCATGCGCGACAAAGTTGATCGTATCATGGAGATGGCACAACAAATGGCAGAACAGTTAGAAATCACAGAAAAAGAACAAGAAGAAATTGAAAGCACAGCCCTATTATGTAAAGCGGATTTAGTCACCCAAATGGTCTATGAATTTCCCGAATTACAAGGGGTAATGGGACAAAAATATGCCCTAGTTAGTGGGGAATCAGAACAAGTCGCTCAAGGTATTTTTGAACATTATTTACCCCGTGGGGCGAATGATATCATGCCCAAAACCTTAACCGGTCAAGTGGTAGGTATTGCCGATCGCTTAGACACTTTAATTAGTATATTTGGCTTGGGGATGATTCCCACAGGTTCTGGTGATCCCTTTGCTTTGAGACGGGCTGCTAATGCTATTATTAGTGTGACTTGGGACGCTCAATTACCCATTAATTTATCCCAATTATTAATACAAGGCTGTGAAGCATTTATGGCGGATCACGTTGATAAACAATCTCCCTTAGAAGCATTACAAACCTTTTTCATTCAACGGATACAAACCCTATTACAAGATGAATTCAATATAGATTATGATCTCGTCAATGCCGTTTTAGGGGAAGCGGATGCCCAATACACAGATAGGGCATTACAAAACCTTTTAGATGTCAAAGATCGAGCAGAATTTTTACAAGCAATTCGTAGCAATGGAATGTTAGATAAAATCTATGAAACCATCAACCGTTCAACCCGTTTAGCAGCCAAAGGAGACTTAGACTATACAGTATTAGATCCCAGTCAAGTAGTAGAGACTAAGTTATTTGAAAAGTCTTCTGAACAGGAATTTTATAATGGCTTAATGGCTTTATTGTCTAAAACAATCCAAGCACAATCTGAAAGAAATTATCAGTTATTAACAGAAGGATTACTGGATATTGTTCCTAAAGTGAGTGAATTTTTTGATGGTGAAAATAGTGTTTTAGTAATGGATGAAAATCAAAAAGTCAGAGAAAATCGTTTAAATTTACTAGGGGTTCTCCGTAATCATGGACGGGTTTTAGCTGATTTTGGTGCTATCGTTAAAAACTGA